The Sphingomonas sinipercae genome contains a region encoding:
- a CDS encoding energy transducer TonB, with translation MPPRERFIALAAAAVIQLGLLLALLCGLQVSVGRIKDTAQELIEVALPPLPIPEPTKIEILKQRLAAKAPAASAPKAVPAPLGGLPGIARPSPMPSVEAIVPIRPTAPATGGGTGTGPAVGSGAGGGTGGAGTGPGEEGDGGGTELEQIGGEILPRDYPRRLGNAGIGGQVGVTFTVEVNGRADRCRVRRSSGIPELDQLTCRLIEQRFRFRPGTDRFGRPIADEVEYDHEWTVNR, from the coding sequence GTGCCGCCGCGGGAGCGCTTCATTGCGCTTGCCGCGGCGGCTGTCATTCAGCTCGGCTTGCTCCTCGCCTTGCTGTGCGGGCTGCAGGTCTCGGTCGGGCGAATCAAGGACACTGCCCAGGAGCTGATCGAAGTCGCCTTGCCGCCGCTCCCAATCCCGGAACCAACGAAAATCGAGATTCTGAAGCAGCGTCTTGCGGCGAAAGCGCCGGCGGCGAGCGCGCCCAAAGCGGTCCCCGCGCCTCTGGGCGGATTGCCGGGCATCGCCCGTCCCAGCCCAATGCCGTCGGTCGAAGCCATCGTTCCCATTCGCCCGACCGCACCTGCGACGGGGGGAGGCACCGGGACCGGGCCGGCCGTCGGCAGCGGCGCCGGGGGAGGGACCGGCGGGGCCGGCACAGGTCCCGGCGAAGAGGGAGACGGCGGCGGGACCGAATTAGAGCAGATTGGCGGCGAGATCCTTCCGCGCGATTACCCCCGGCGCCTCGGCAATGCGGGGATCGGCGGCCAGGTCGGCGTGACGTTCACGGTCGAAGTGAACGGTCGGGCCGATCGGTGCCGGGTCAGGCGTTCCAGCGGCATCCCGGAGCTCGATCAACTGACCTGCCGCTTGATCGAGCAGCGCTTCCGTTTCCGCCCGGGCACGGATCGCTTCGGCCGCCCGATCGCGGATGAGGTCGAATATGACCATGAATGGACGGTCAATCGCTAA
- a CDS encoding DUF4112 domain-containing protein — translation MENDRSDTLKRGLGTRFATDAAAVRSRVEALERVMERLVVVPGINRPVGLDVILDFVPFAGPTAAAAIGAYLAWEARNLGMSKWQMSRMAGNIGVDWALGMIPLVGAIPDFFFRSNSRNLRIIRRHLDKHHPSGAVVEGSVTTP, via the coding sequence GTGGAGAATGATCGCAGCGATACTTTGAAGCGCGGCCTCGGCACCCGCTTCGCAACCGACGCCGCCGCAGTTCGCAGCCGAGTCGAAGCGCTTGAGCGCGTGATGGAGCGGTTGGTCGTCGTCCCCGGAATCAACCGGCCAGTCGGCCTTGACGTGATCCTGGACTTCGTGCCGTTCGCCGGGCCAACCGCAGCGGCGGCAATCGGCGCCTATCTGGCCTGGGAAGCACGCAATCTTGGCATGTCCAAATGGCAGATGTCGCGGATGGCCGGCAACATCGGGGTCGATTGGGCGCTGGGCATGATCCCGCTGGTCGGCGCTATCCCCGATTTCTTCTTCCGTTCGAATAGCCGCAACCTGCGCATCATCAGGCGGCACCTGGACAAGCATCATCCGTCCGGCGCGGTCGTGGAAGGATCGGTTACGACCCCTTAG
- a CDS encoding ABC transporter substrate-binding protein: protein MRPFTPSGALALALAAAAACAAGACGKQDKGALHVVSIGGPPQLVEPSAGPLSPGQALLIANSAQGLVRLDARGQIEPGLAERWNVSDDGLSYVFRLASTHWPNGRKVTAEQIARMIRRMLAPGSKSELKDSLGAIDEIVAMTDRVLEIRLSAPRPELLQLLAQPAMGLVYKGQGTGPFSVERRDGQLRLSRTVSTPDEEETTEERLELSGATAEQAVAQFAAGTADLVLGGTFVDLPTARAASVPDTALQFDPASGLFGLVPTRTQGPLASPEMRQLLSQAIDREALTAALKVPGLLPRATVLEAGLSNVADPAPPAWTQVAIADRRPQIAAEAERRLDGERPIIRLRLPAGPGSQALLDRLKQDWGAIGFEVQRATSAAGADFTLIDQVAPSTSAAWFLRRFRCGTARVCDEQVDEMLDKARSTPIAAERGALLLEASKRIDSLQLFIPLTAPIRWSLVSPRVTSFAGNRFGRHTLIGLEERLTRGE from the coding sequence ATGCGGCCCTTCACCCCCAGCGGCGCGCTGGCGCTTGCGCTCGCAGCCGCTGCGGCTTGCGCTGCTGGCGCTTGCGGCAAGCAGGACAAAGGCGCGCTCCACGTCGTTTCGATCGGCGGGCCACCCCAATTGGTGGAGCCTTCGGCCGGACCATTGTCGCCCGGACAGGCGCTGCTCATCGCCAATAGTGCGCAGGGCCTGGTTCGGCTCGACGCGCGCGGGCAGATCGAACCGGGGTTGGCGGAGCGCTGGAACGTCAGCGACGATGGGCTGAGCTACGTCTTCCGGCTCGCCAGCACGCACTGGCCGAATGGGCGCAAGGTGACCGCCGAGCAGATCGCGCGAATGATTCGCCGGATGCTCGCACCGGGCAGCAAGAGCGAGCTCAAGGACTCCCTGGGCGCGATCGACGAGATCGTGGCGATGACCGACCGGGTGCTGGAAATCCGGCTCTCGGCCCCCCGCCCCGAACTGCTGCAATTGCTCGCACAGCCGGCGATGGGCCTTGTCTACAAGGGCCAGGGGACTGGCCCCTTCTCCGTCGAGCGGCGTGACGGCCAATTGCGTCTTAGCCGCACGGTCAGCACGCCGGACGAGGAGGAGACGACAGAGGAGCGCTTGGAGCTGTCGGGCGCGACGGCCGAGCAAGCGGTCGCTCAATTCGCGGCCGGGACGGCCGACCTGGTCCTTGGCGGGACCTTCGTCGACCTGCCCACGGCGCGGGCGGCTTCGGTGCCCGATACCGCGCTCCAATTCGATCCGGCCTCGGGCCTGTTCGGCCTGGTCCCGACCCGGACCCAGGGCCCCCTGGCCTCGCCGGAGATGCGGCAGCTGCTCAGCCAGGCGATCGACCGGGAAGCGTTGACGGCGGCGCTGAAGGTTCCGGGCCTGCTGCCGCGGGCAACCGTCCTCGAAGCCGGGCTGTCGAATGTGGCCGACCCCGCGCCCCCCGCCTGGACGCAGGTCGCGATCGCCGACCGGCGGCCCCAGATTGCCGCCGAAGCGGAGCGGCGACTGGATGGCGAGCGACCGATCATCCGCTTGCGCCTTCCCGCTGGCCCAGGGTCGCAGGCGCTGCTCGACAGGCTGAAGCAGGACTGGGGGGCGATCGGTTTCGAGGTGCAGCGCGCGACGAGCGCTGCCGGAGCCGACTTCACGCTCATCGACCAAGTCGCGCCGTCGACATCCGCCGCCTGGTTTCTGCGCCGTTTCCGGTGCGGCACCGCTCGGGTTTGCGACGAGCAAGTCGATGAAATGCTCGACAAGGCGCGATCCACTCCGATCGCCGCAGAGCGAGGCGCGCTGCTGCTGGAAGCGTCGAAGCGGATCGACTCGCTCCAGCTCTTCATCCCCCTCACTGCACCGATCCGCTGGTCGCTGGTGTCGCCGCGAGTCACCAGCTTCGCCGGGAACCGCTTCGGGCGTCACACGCTCATCGGGTTAGAGGAGCGCCTGACCCGTGGAGAATGA
- a CDS encoding transglycosylase domain-containing protein → MADYDGIWSRGGVNVEELPDPFAPPSAEPMPEALPEEQPRSRWRRLRPFVYGLFGLLLLTLVWLIVTAPLSRALEPLPNPAMLFLSEEGRPIARRGAIKEAPVDVQKLNKLTPAAFVAIEDRRFYRHWGIDPRAIGRAFVTNMRAGGVRQGGSTITQQLAKTSFLSSDRSIKRKAQEVIIAFWLEAWLTKDEILSRYLSSVYFGDGVYGLRAASRHYFGRDPENLSLAQSAMLAGVVQAPSRLAPTQHLKLAQTRSKLVLRAMADTKVVTPVRARNAVMARPVKKRGKLPTGTYFADWVAPAAQAAFDSEFGQVEVRTTLDADLQRVAVRAIGRAPLGKAQAALVAMRPSGEVVAMIGGKNYAESPFNRATQALRQPGSAFKLFVYLAALRAGWTPDSIIEDERITLNGWTPVNVDGVYRGPITLREAFARSSNAATVRLSESVGRSNVLRAARDLGISTPLPNAPSVALGSAGVNLLQLTSAYAAIAAGQYPVRPLGLDKKEAEESGFASFFNAPARLEPRRDRAAMLDLLWAAANEGTGRRAALAVPTFGKTGTSQDNRDALFVGMAGDLVVGVWVGRDDNKSLGKVTGGTLPARIWRDFMTSAIAIDGRSGPNLPRDYAPKRQQQRQDRQSPLPEDWSEITRPLRQALRELRQLVE, encoded by the coding sequence GTGGCCGATTACGACGGAATTTGGAGCCGTGGGGGCGTCAACGTGGAGGAGCTCCCCGACCCGTTCGCGCCGCCGTCGGCCGAGCCGATGCCGGAGGCGTTGCCCGAGGAGCAGCCCCGTTCGCGCTGGCGGCGGCTGCGGCCCTTCGTCTACGGCTTGTTCGGCCTCTTGCTGCTGACCCTGGTCTGGCTGATCGTCACCGCACCGCTGTCCCGGGCGCTTGAACCGCTGCCCAACCCGGCGATGCTGTTCCTGTCGGAAGAAGGGCGCCCGATCGCCCGCCGTGGCGCGATCAAGGAAGCGCCGGTCGACGTCCAGAAGCTCAACAAGCTGACGCCGGCCGCCTTCGTCGCCATCGAAGATCGGCGCTTCTACCGCCATTGGGGGATCGATCCTCGCGCCATCGGCCGCGCGTTCGTGACCAACATGCGGGCCGGGGGCGTCCGTCAGGGCGGGAGCACGATCACCCAGCAACTGGCCAAGACCAGCTTCCTGTCGTCAGACCGAAGCATCAAGCGCAAGGCGCAGGAAGTGATTATCGCTTTCTGGCTCGAAGCCTGGCTGACCAAGGACGAGATCCTCTCCCGCTACCTTTCCAGCGTTTATTTCGGCGACGGCGTCTATGGCTTGCGGGCGGCGTCGCGCCACTATTTCGGCCGCGACCCGGAAAACCTGTCGCTGGCCCAGTCGGCGATGCTTGCGGGCGTCGTCCAGGCGCCGTCCCGGCTTGCCCCGACCCAGCATCTGAAGCTGGCCCAGACGCGCAGCAAGCTGGTGCTAAGGGCGATGGCCGACACCAAGGTCGTAACCCCGGTGCGCGCCCGCAACGCGGTAATGGCGCGGCCGGTCAAGAAACGCGGCAAGCTGCCGACCGGCACGTATTTCGCCGATTGGGTCGCTCCTGCCGCGCAGGCTGCGTTCGATTCGGAATTCGGGCAGGTCGAGGTGCGCACGACGCTCGATGCCGACCTGCAGCGGGTGGCGGTCCGAGCGATCGGCCGCGCCCCGCTTGGCAAGGCGCAGGCGGCGCTGGTGGCGATGCGCCCGAGCGGCGAGGTCGTCGCGATGATCGGCGGCAAGAATTACGCCGAAAGCCCCTTCAATCGCGCGACCCAGGCGCTTCGCCAGCCCGGGTCGGCGTTCAAGCTGTTCGTCTACCTCGCGGCGCTGAGGGCGGGCTGGACCCCGGACAGCATCATCGAGGACGAACGGATCACGCTGAACGGCTGGACTCCAGTGAACGTCGATGGCGTCTATCGCGGGCCGATCACCCTTCGCGAGGCATTCGCGCGGTCGAGCAACGCCGCCACGGTGCGGCTGTCCGAATCGGTGGGGCGGAGCAATGTCCTGCGCGCGGCGCGGGACCTAGGCATCTCGACCCCACTTCCCAATGCGCCAAGCGTCGCCTTGGGCAGCGCCGGCGTGAACCTGCTCCAGCTGACCAGCGCCTATGCGGCAATTGCGGCGGGGCAATATCCGGTGCGGCCGCTCGGCCTCGATAAAAAGGAAGCCGAAGAGAGCGGCTTCGCGTCATTCTTCAACGCGCCGGCACGGCTGGAGCCGAGGCGCGACCGTGCCGCAATGCTCGATCTTTTGTGGGCAGCGGCGAACGAAGGCACCGGCCGGCGCGCCGCGCTTGCCGTCCCCACCTTCGGTAAGACCGGGACCAGCCAGGATAATCGCGATGCGCTGTTCGTCGGCATGGCCGGCGATCTGGTGGTCGGCGTGTGGGTTGGGCGCGACGACAACAAGTCGCTCGGCAAGGTCACCGGCGGCACCCTTCCGGCACGCATCTGGCGCGACTTCATGACCAGCGCGATCGCGATCGATGGGCGCTCGGGGCCGAACCTGCCGCGCGACTACGCGCCCAAGCGGCAACAGCAGCGGCAGGACAGGCAGAGCCCGCTGCCCGAGGACTGGAGCGAGATTACGCGTCCGCTTCGCCAGGCGTTGCGTGAACTCCGCCAGCTCGTGGAATAA
- a CDS encoding Flp family type IVb pilin: protein MAKFLKLIKNEDGATAIEYGLIAALIAVAAIGAMGAIGTQLSTTFNSVSTNLSSANS, encoded by the coding sequence ATGGCGAAATTCCTGAAACTGATTAAGAACGAAGACGGTGCCACCGCGATCGAGTACGGCCTGATTGCCGCTCTCATCGCCGTTGCCGCGATCGGTGCCATGGGCGCCATCGGCACGCAGCTGAGCACGACCTTCAACTCGGTCAGCACGAACCTGTCGAGCGCCAACAGCTAA
- a CDS encoding Flp family type IVb pilin: protein MAKFLKLIKNEDGATAIEYGLIAALIAVAAIGAMGAIGTQLSTTFNSVSTNLSSANS, encoded by the coding sequence ATGGCGAAATTCCTGAAGCTCATCAAGAATGAAGACGGTGCCACCGCGATCGAATACGGCCTCATTGCCGCCCTCATCGCAGTTGCGGCGATCGGCGCCATGGGCGCGATCGGTACGCAGCTGAGCACGACCTTCAACTCGGTCAGCACGAACCTGTCGAGCGCCAACAGCTAA
- a CDS encoding GatB/YqeY domain-containing protein, translating to MIRDDIKAALVTAMKSGDKATTGTLRLVQSAIKNRDIELRTSDKTPDDDAMVTEVLQKMIKQRRESVEMYRKGGRAELADSEEVEIGVIERFLPRQLSEEDARDQIQSIIADTGASSMKDMGRVMAEVKTRLGTSIEPARASALVKGMLG from the coding sequence ATGATCCGAGACGACATCAAAGCCGCGCTCGTCACCGCCATGAAAAGCGGAGATAAAGCGACCACCGGGACGCTGCGACTGGTACAGTCGGCAATCAAGAACCGCGACATCGAGCTGCGGACTTCGGACAAGACGCCCGACGACGACGCGATGGTCACCGAAGTGCTTCAGAAGATGATCAAGCAACGCCGCGAATCGGTCGAGATGTACCGCAAGGGCGGCCGCGCCGAGCTGGCCGATAGCGAAGAGGTGGAAATCGGCGTTATCGAACGCTTCCTGCCCAGGCAGCTCAGCGAAGAAGATGCACGCGACCAGATCCAGTCGATCATCGCCGACACCGGCGCGAGCTCGATGAAGGACATGGGCCGGGTCATGGCGGAAGTGAAAACCCGCCTCGGCACGAGCATCGAGCCGGCCCGCGCCAGCGCGCTGGTCAAGGGAATGCTCGGCTAA
- the carA gene encoding glutamine-hydrolyzing carbamoyl-phosphate synthase small subunit, whose protein sequence is MADDQRTRAPQPKGASGVVVFADGRVIWGQGFGAEGQAVGELCFNTAMTGYQEVMTDPSYARQVVAFTFPHIGNVGANDEDIEAVEAHALGCLVREPVTQSSNYRASDDFSGWMGKRGRIGISGIDTRALTRLVRREGPPTIAVAHNASGEFDLDGLQRMAAEWPGLEGMDLAKDVSRLQVERWSGGKWAWGQGYELGGDDDHRPHVVAIDYGSKRNIFRNLVEAGARVTVVPAQATFEEIMAHEPDGFFLSNGPGDPAATGEYAIPVIQKMLETQLPLFGICLGHQLLALAVGGMTSKMFQGHRGANHPVKRLGDGRVEITSMNHGFAVEREGLPETIRETHVSLFDGSNCGIELKDKPAFSVQYHPEASPGPQDSFYLFEKFVGMMR, encoded by the coding sequence ATGGCCGACGATCAACGCACGCGCGCACCCCAGCCAAAGGGCGCGAGCGGAGTCGTCGTCTTTGCCGACGGCCGCGTGATCTGGGGGCAGGGGTTCGGCGCGGAAGGGCAAGCGGTCGGGGAGCTGTGCTTCAATACCGCGATGACCGGTTATCAGGAAGTGATGACCGACCCGTCCTACGCGAGGCAGGTCGTCGCCTTCACTTTCCCGCACATCGGCAACGTCGGCGCCAACGACGAGGATATTGAGGCGGTCGAGGCGCATGCGCTCGGCTGCCTGGTGCGCGAGCCGGTCACGCAATCGTCAAACTATCGCGCGTCCGACGACTTTTCCGGCTGGATGGGCAAGCGCGGGCGAATCGGCATTTCCGGCATCGACACGCGCGCGCTGACCCGGCTGGTGCGGCGCGAGGGGCCGCCGACCATCGCCGTGGCGCATAATGCGTCCGGCGAGTTCGACCTCGATGGGCTGCAACGCATGGCCGCCGAGTGGCCGGGGCTGGAAGGGATGGACCTCGCCAAGGACGTTAGCCGGCTTCAGGTGGAGCGCTGGAGCGGCGGCAAATGGGCCTGGGGGCAGGGCTACGAGCTGGGCGGCGATGACGACCACCGGCCACACGTCGTCGCCATCGATTACGGCTCGAAGCGCAATATCTTCCGCAATTTGGTCGAGGCCGGGGCGCGGGTGACGGTGGTTCCGGCGCAGGCGACGTTCGAGGAAATCATGGCGCACGAGCCGGACGGATTTTTTCTGTCCAACGGGCCGGGCGATCCGGCGGCGACGGGCGAATATGCCATTCCGGTGATCCAGAAGATGCTGGAGACTCAGCTGCCGCTGTTTGGCATTTGCCTTGGCCACCAGCTACTGGCGCTCGCCGTTGGCGGCATGACGTCAAAGATGTTCCAGGGGCACCGCGGCGCCAACCATCCGGTCAAACGGCTTGGGGACGGGCGGGTCGAGATCACGAGCATGAACCACGGCTTTGCGGTCGAGCGCGAGGGGCTGCCCGAAACCATCCGCGAAACCCACGTCAGCCTGTTCGACGGGAGCAATTGCGGGATCGAGCTGAAGGACAAGCCGGCGTTCAGCGTGCAGTATCACCCCGAGGCGAGCCCGGGGCCGCAGGACAGCTTCTACCTGTTCGAGAAGTTCGTGGGGATGATGCGGTGA
- the carB gene encoding carbamoyl-phosphate synthase large subunit — protein MPKRTDISSILIIGAGPIVIGQAAEFDYSGSQAVKALKAEGYRVIVVNSNPATIMTDPELADATYVEPITPGFVASILEKERPDAVLPTMGGQTALNTALALFQDGTLDRLGIELIGANAEAIEKAEDRQKFRDAMDRIGLESPRSAIVHSMEEAQAALETVGLPAVIRPSFTLGGTGGGIAYNRAEYEHFVRSGLEASPTTEVLIDESLVGWKEYEMEVVRDRADNAIIICSIENIDPMGVHTGDSITVAPALTLTDKEYQRMRSASIAVLREIGVETGGSNVQFAIDPKTGRMVVIEMNPRVSRSSALASKATGFPIAKVAAKLAVGYTLDEIKNDITGGATPASFEPTIDYVVTKIPRFTFEKFKGTEALLSTAMKSVGEVMAIGRSFPESLQKALRGLETGLTGLDRVRELENAGEADIENALGRQAPERLLVAAEALRQGFSVERINAISGFDPWFLNQLASIVEAESQVRSCGLPADAEDMRRLKMLGFSDARLAQLSERSAHAAGQAKSGVVHDAMKAMTGGVTEAEVRKHRLKLGVRPVFKRIDSCAAEFDATTPYLYSTYEAPLFDDPEDEADVSDRRKVMILGGGPNRIGQGIEFDYCCCHAAFALRDAGFETIMVNCNPETVSTDPDTSDRLYFEPLTAEDVLEVVAREQEKGELLGVIVQLGGQTPLKLAAELQAAGVPILGTSPDSIDLAEDRERFAKLVTQLGLKQPANGLARSREEALTVAERIGYPVLLRPSYVLGGRGMEVVDGPEQLEHYIATAVAVSGASPVLIDRYLRDAVEVDVDAICDGTDVFVTGVMQHIEEAGVHSGDSACAIPPHSLPVAVVDEIERQTAALATALKVRGLMNVQFAVQGPSTPLGTGFDVYLIEVNPRASRTVPFVAKAVGRPIAKIAARVMAGEALTAFDPIPREIGHIAVKQPVFPFASFPGSDPVLGPEMRSTGEVMGIDRDFDAAFSKALLGAGIKIPRSGTVFVSVKDADKQHIVPAVAAMLELGFKVIATGGTADFLRNAGLDVEKVNKVAQGRPHIVDRITDGDVQLVFNTTEGWQSLKDSHSIRATALKSKVPYFTTAAASLAVARSLGALQGRKLEVHSLQSYYSASDS, from the coding sequence ATGCCCAAGCGCACGGACATCTCCTCCATCCTCATCATCGGCGCCGGGCCTATCGTCATCGGGCAGGCTGCCGAGTTCGATTATTCCGGTTCGCAGGCGGTCAAGGCGCTGAAGGCGGAGGGCTATCGCGTCATCGTGGTCAATTCGAACCCGGCGACGATCATGACCGACCCGGAACTGGCCGACGCGACCTATGTCGAGCCGATCACGCCGGGCTTCGTCGCCAGTATCCTCGAAAAGGAACGGCCGGACGCGGTGCTGCCGACGATGGGCGGGCAGACGGCGCTGAACACGGCGCTGGCGCTGTTCCAGGACGGAACGCTCGACCGGCTGGGCATCGAGCTGATCGGCGCCAATGCCGAGGCGATCGAGAAGGCCGAGGACCGGCAGAAATTCCGCGACGCGATGGACCGGATCGGGCTGGAAAGCCCGCGCTCGGCCATCGTCCATTCGATGGAGGAGGCGCAGGCGGCCCTGGAAACGGTCGGGCTTCCCGCCGTGATCCGGCCCAGCTTCACGCTTGGCGGGACCGGCGGCGGCATCGCCTACAACCGCGCCGAATATGAGCATTTCGTCCGCAGCGGGCTGGAGGCATCGCCGACCACCGAGGTGCTGATCGACGAAAGCCTGGTCGGGTGGAAGGAATATGAGATGGAGGTCGTGCGCGACCGCGCCGACAACGCCATCATCATCTGCTCGATCGAGAATATCGACCCGATGGGGGTGCATACGGGGGACTCGATCACGGTCGCCCCGGCGCTGACGCTGACCGACAAGGAATATCAACGGATGCGTTCCGCAAGCATTGCGGTGCTGCGGGAAATCGGCGTCGAAACAGGCGGTTCCAACGTCCAGTTCGCAATCGATCCGAAGACCGGGCGGATGGTGGTGATCGAGATGAACCCGCGCGTGTCGCGGTCTTCTGCGCTGGCGTCGAAGGCGACCGGCTTTCCCATCGCCAAGGTCGCGGCGAAGCTGGCCGTCGGCTACACGCTCGACGAGATCAAAAACGACATCACCGGCGGCGCGACTCCGGCGAGCTTCGAGCCGACCATCGATTATGTCGTCACCAAGATCCCGCGCTTCACCTTTGAGAAGTTCAAGGGGACCGAAGCGCTCCTGTCGACGGCGATGAAGTCGGTCGGCGAAGTGATGGCGATCGGCCGGTCGTTCCCGGAAAGCCTGCAAAAGGCGCTACGCGGGCTGGAAACCGGCCTGACCGGGCTCGACCGGGTGCGCGAGCTTGAGAACGCCGGCGAGGCGGATATCGAAAATGCGCTCGGACGGCAGGCGCCGGAGCGGCTGCTGGTCGCGGCCGAAGCACTTCGCCAGGGTTTCAGCGTCGAGCGGATCAACGCCATTTCCGGCTTCGACCCGTGGTTCCTCAATCAATTGGCTTCGATCGTCGAGGCGGAGTCGCAGGTGCGTTCCTGCGGCCTGCCGGCCGATGCCGAAGACATGCGGCGCCTCAAGATGCTCGGTTTCTCCGACGCTCGGCTGGCGCAATTGTCGGAACGATCAGCCCATGCCGCTGGCCAGGCCAAGTCGGGCGTCGTCCACGACGCAATGAAGGCGATGACCGGCGGCGTTACCGAGGCCGAGGTGCGCAAGCACCGGCTGAAGCTTGGCGTGCGTCCGGTGTTCAAGCGTATCGACAGTTGCGCGGCCGAGTTCGATGCGACCACGCCCTACCTCTATTCGACTTATGAAGCGCCGCTGTTCGACGATCCGGAAGACGAGGCCGACGTGTCCGACCGGCGCAAGGTGATGATCCTTGGCGGCGGTCCGAACCGGATCGGGCAGGGGATCGAGTTCGATTATTGCTGCTGCCATGCCGCCTTCGCGCTGCGCGATGCCGGGTTCGAAACGATCATGGTCAACTGCAACCCGGAAACGGTGTCGACCGACCCGGATACGTCCGACCGGCTCTATTTCGAGCCGCTCACGGCTGAGGACGTGCTGGAGGTTGTTGCCCGCGAGCAGGAGAAGGGCGAACTGCTCGGCGTCATCGTCCAGCTCGGCGGGCAGACGCCGCTCAAGCTAGCGGCGGAGCTGCAGGCCGCTGGGGTGCCGATCCTTGGCACCAGCCCCGACAGCATCGACCTGGCCGAAGACCGCGAACGCTTTGCCAAGCTGGTAACCCAGCTCGGCCTCAAGCAGCCGGCGAACGGGCTTGCGCGCAGCCGCGAGGAAGCGCTGACGGTTGCCGAGCGCATTGGCTATCCGGTGCTGCTGCGGCCGTCCTACGTCCTCGGCGGGAGGGGGATGGAGGTCGTCGACGGCCCCGAACAACTGGAACATTACATCGCCACCGCGGTCGCCGTGTCGGGCGCTTCACCGGTGCTGATCGACCGCTACCTGCGCGATGCGGTCGAGGTCGATGTCGACGCGATCTGCGACGGCACTGACGTCTTCGTCACCGGTGTCATGCAGCATATCGAGGAAGCAGGCGTACATTCCGGCGACAGCGCTTGCGCCATCCCGCCGCACAGCCTGCCCGTCGCCGTGGTCGACGAGATCGAGCGGCAGACGGCGGCGCTGGCCACTGCGCTCAAGGTCCGCGGGCTGATGAACGTGCAGTTCGCGGTGCAGGGCCCCTCCACGCCGCTCGGGACAGGCTTCGATGTCTACCTGATCGAGGTCAACCCGCGCGCCAGCCGGACGGTGCCGTTCGTCGCCAAGGCGGTCGGGCGGCCGATCGCCAAGATTGCTGCGCGCGTGATGGCGGGCGAAGCGCTGACCGCCTTCGATCCGATCCCGCGCGAAATCGGCCATATCGCCGTCAAGCAGCCGGTATTCCCCTTCGCCAGCTTCCCCGGCTCCGACCCGGTGCTCGGCCCGGAAATGCGCAGCACTGGCGAAGTGATGGGCATCGACCGCGACTTCGATGCGGCGTTCAGCAAGGCCTTGCTCGGCGCCGGTATCAAAATCCCGCGGTCCGGCACCGTATTCGTCTCGGTCAAGGACGCGGACAAGCAGCATATCGTGCCCGCGGTGGCGGCGATGCTGGAGCTTGGGTTCAAGGTGATTGCCACGGGCGGCACCGCCGATTTCCTGCGCAACGCCGGGCTGGACGTCGAAAAGGTCAACAAGGTGGCGCAGGGCCGGCCGCACATTGTCGACCGGATCACCGACGGCGACGTGCAACTGGTGTTCAACACCACCGAAGGCTGGCAGTCGCTGAAGGACAGCCATTCGATCCGCGCGACCGCGCTGAAGAGCAAGGTGCCCTACTTCACGACCGCGGCCGCAAGCCTTGCGGTCGCACGGTCTTTGGGCGCGCTTCAGGGCCGCAAGCTTGAAGTGCACTCGCTGCAGTCCTATTATTCCGCCTCCGACAGCTAG
- the greA gene encoding transcription elongation factor GreA, with amino-acid sequence MASADKVPMLAEGHRKLSEQLKVLKAERPSIVDAIEEARAHGDLSENAEYHAAKERQGQIEASIADIEDQLSRALVIDPSTLSGDKVVFGATVTLVDEDDKKVKYQLVGQVEADARDGKISFNSPLGRALIGREVGDEVEVSTPSGDRYYEIEQVDFI; translated from the coding sequence ATGGCGAGCGCCGACAAAGTCCCGATGCTGGCCGAAGGTCACCGCAAGCTAAGCGAGCAGTTGAAGGTGCTGAAGGCGGAGCGGCCGTCGATCGTCGATGCGATCGAAGAGGCGCGCGCCCACGGCGACCTTTCCGAAAATGCGGAATATCATGCGGCCAAGGAGCGGCAGGGCCAGATCGAGGCGAGCATCGCCGATATCGAGGACCAGCTCAGCCGCGCCCTCGTGATCGATCCGTCGACCCTGTCGGGCGACAAGGTCGTGTTCGGCGCGACCGTCACTTTGGTCGACGAGGACGACAAGAAGGTGAAATACCAGCTCGTCGGTCAGGTCGAGGCCGATGCCCGCGATGGCAAGATCAGCTTCAATTCTCCGCTTGGCCGGGCCCTGATCGGGCGCGAAGTCGGCGACGAGGTCGAAGTTTCGACGCCATCGGGCGACCGCTATTACGAGATCGAACAGGTCGACTTCATTTGA